A portion of the Glycine max cultivar Williams 82 chromosome 10, Glycine_max_v4.0, whole genome shotgun sequence genome contains these proteins:
- the LOC100785059 gene encoding heavy metal-associated isoprenylated plant protein 20, whose protein sequence is MGALDFLSDYFSVSTPKKKRKPMQTVEIKVKMDCDGCERRVRNSVSNMSGVKQVEVNRKQSKVTVTGYVDRNKVLKKVQSTGKRAEFWPYIQYNLVAYPYVVQAYDKKAPSGYVKNTEQALPNPNAPDEKLTSLFSDDNPNACSIM, encoded by the exons ATGGGTGCTCTCGATTTCCTTTCAGATTACTTCTCAGTTTCCACCCCAAAAAAGAAACGCAAACCAATGCAG ACAGTTGAAATCAAGGTGAAAATGGACTGTGATGGCTGTGAAAGAAGAGTTCGGAATTCTGTTTCCAACATGTCAG GTGTGAAACAAGTAGAGGTGAATAGAAAGCAAAGCAAGGTAACAGTGACAGGTTACGTGGATAGAAACAAGGTCCTAAAGAAAGTGCAAAGCACGGGAAAAAGAGCTGAGTTTTGGCCATATATTCAGTACAATTTGGTGGCATATCCCTATGTAGTTCAGGCATATGACAAGAAGGCACCATCAGGGTATGTGAAAAACACTGAACAAGCACTCCCCAACCCTAACGCACCGGATGAGAAGCTCACCTCCCTCTTCAGTGATGACAACCCTAATGCATGTTCAATAATGTAG
- the LOC100785592 gene encoding CWF19-like protein 2 isoform X2 — protein sequence MLSGVKFIPRDQVHGEDLDSVSKERKKSDRRREKSKRKGRSSRDSSDDDDGLEKIKKGSRKKKWYSSDEDSSIYTTESESEKGEKKRRMRAKKKRGDGLSRDSGERSKGRSRSRSGKKEYTSEDEEDSSYSSDGSDTILGRQGKRQKLDRKDGSKRNKIKGEATCGTVDSTSEMEIARKEMGLDWMLRSESKKPVVTETEETLSEEVPVEESKKANPKELNPYLKDNGSGYPEESGAKVGADQLLSSSLVGDGGASWRLKALKRAQEQAAREGRRFNEVVEERWSSLGELTAAVASHAAAPARAHLRAIKNRQRGITEENSQDSDKLGRRDSKRDYLKDVSVRHHEMKAPKVQDSLSWGKRKSQQVVAEGAGVISAAVSSLNKFANDGNFMHDFGSKMSNNSDGSVLESSELEKVSLEANTPGERSVVVKNEMSENQLAAKVMQLRLKGKHEEADKLMQEAKVMNTKQGNQDHSIRSGTEGSSSRYAMQKISSEQKKGEDDGDMHLAHKIMQNKQFRASTQADDEYDFEDGPSRKSRKKQGGDDHKSIQKKTNRFLTQQERCLFCLENPNRPMHLVVSIANFTYLMLPKWQPVVPGHCCILPIQHESATRTVDDNVWTEIRNFKKCLIMMFAKQEKEVVFLETVMGLAQQRRHCMVECIPLPEDIAKEAPLYFKKAIDEAEDEWSQHNAKKLIDTSQKGLRNSIPKHFPYFHVEFGLNKGFVHVIDDEKQFNISLGLNVIRGMLHLAEEDMYRRRRYEAVEVQKQAVESFSKEWKHFDWTKQLHET from the exons ATGCTTTCAGGGGTGAAATTCATTCCCCGGGACCAG GTGCATGGTGAGGACTTGGATTCTGTCtcgaaagaaaggaaaaaatcaGATAGGAGGAGGGAAAAGAGTAAGAGGAAGGGGAGGAGCTCTAGGGACAGctctgatgatgatgatgggctTGAGAAGATTAAGAAAGGATCTAGAAAGAAGAAGTGGTATTCGTCGGATGAAGACTCTTCTATTTACACAACTGAAAGCGAGAGTGAGAAAggtgaaaagaagagaaggatgagagcaaaaaagaaaaggggtgATGGTTTGTCGCGTGATTCTGGTGAGAGGTCAAAAGGAAGATCACGATCCAGGAGTGGTAAAAAAGAATATACATCTGAGGATGAGGAAGACTCCTCATATTCTTCTGATGGTAGTGATACTATTTTGGGTCGACAAGGGAAGCGCCAAAAGTTAGATAGAAAAGACGGGAGTAAGAGGAACAAGATCAAAGGTGAAGCTACTTGCGGCACAGTAGATTCTACAAGTGAGATGGAAATTGCAAGAAAAGAAATGGGATTGGATTGGATGCTTAGGTCTGAAAGTAAGAAGCCTGTAGTTACTGAAACAGAGGAAACATTGTCAGAGGAGGTTCCTGTCGAGGAG tcaaAGAAGGCAAATCCTAAGGAACTGAATCCATATCTGAAGGATAATGGAAGTGGTTACCCGGAAGAAAGTGGAGCTAAAGTTGGTGCTGACCAACTTCTATCTTCTTCCCTTGTTGGGGATGGAGGAGCAAGTTGGAGACTTAAAGCCTTAAAGCGTGCACAAGAGCAAGCAGCTCGAGAAGGACGGAGATTCAACGAG GTTGTGGAAGAAAGGTGGAGTTCTCTTGGTGAGTTGACTGCAGCTGTTGCATCTCATGCAGCTGCCCCAGCTCGTGCTCATCTGCGTGCtataaaaaatagacaaagaGGGATAACTGAAGAAAATTCACAAGATTCTGATAAGCTTGGTCGAAGGGATTCTAAAAGG GACTACTTAAAGGATGTTTCTGTTCGGCACCATGAAATGAAAGCACCTAAAGTTCAAGATTCTTTGTCTTGGGGAAAGCGAAAGAGCCAACAAGTGGTAGCTGAGGGTGCCGGGGTCATCTCTGCTGCAGTATCTAGCCTAAATAAGTTTGCCAATGATGGAAActttatgcatgattttggtaGCAAGATGAGTAATAATTCTGATGGCTCTGTTTTAGAAAGTAGTGAATTAGAAAAGGTTTCGTTGGAAGCAAACACACCTGGAGAAAGAAGTGTGGTAGTCAAGAATGAGATGAGTGAAAACCAGTTGGCAGCTAAGGTTATGCAACTTCGTTTGAAGGGAAAGCATGAAGAAGCTGACAAACTGATG CAAGaagcaaaagttatgaacaCAAAGCAAGGAAATCAAGATCATTCAATTAGATCAGGAACTGAGGGAAGTTCTAGCAG GTATGCTATGCAGAAGATATCTTCTGAGCAGAAGAAAGGAGAGGATGATGGTGATATGCATCTTGCTCACAAGATCATGCAGAACAAGCAGTTTAGGGCTTCTACTCAGGCTGATGATGAATATGACTTTGAGGATGGTCCAAGCAGAAAGAGTAGAAAGAAGCAAGGAGGTGATGATCACAAGAGTATCCAAAAGAAGACAAATCGATTCTTGACTCAGCAAGAGCGCTGCCTATTTTGTTTAGAAAATCCAAATCGGCCTATGCATCTTGTTGTTTCAATCGCAAATTTCACATATCTTATGTTGCCAAAGTGGCAGCCTGTGGTGCCTGGTCATTGCTGCATTTTACCTATTCAG CATGAATCAGCTACAAGAACTGTAGACGATAATGTCTGGACAGAAATTCGAAACTTCAAGAAGTGCCTAATTATGATGTTTGCTAAGCAAGAGAAGGAGGTGGTGTTTCTTGAGACTGTGATGGGATTGGCACAGCAACGAAGGCATTGTATGGTTGAGTGCATTCCCTTACCCGAAGATATTGCCAAAGAGGCTCCTTTGTACTTTAAAAAG GCGATTGATGAAGCTGAAGATGAGTGGAGCCAGCACAATGCAAAGAAACTTATTGATACAAGTCAAAAGGGACTGCGCAATTCAATACCTAAGCACTTTCCATATTTTCACGTTGAATTTGGTCTAAACAAGGGTTTTGTCCATGTTATTGATGATGAAAAGCAGTTTAACATCAGCCTTGGCTTGAATGTCATAAGAGGCATGCTACATTTGGCAGAGGAGGACATGTACAGGCGACGGCGCTACGAGGCTGTGGAGGTACAAAAGCAAGCAGTTGAAAGCTTTTCCAAAGAGTGGAAACATTTTGACTGGACAAAACAGCTTCATGAAACTTAA
- the LOC100785592 gene encoding CWF19-like protein 2 isoform X1, giving the protein MLSGVKFIPRDQVHGEDLDSVSKERKKSDRRREKSKRKGRSSRDSSDDDDGLEKIKKGSRKKKWYSSDEDSSIYTTESESEKGEKKRRMRAKKKRGDGLSRDSGERSKGRSRSRSGKKEYTSEDEEDSSYSSDGSDTILGRQGKRQKLDRKDGSKRNKIKGEATCGTVDSTSEMEIARKEMGLDWMLRSESKKPVVTETEETLSEEVPVEESKKANPKELNPYLKDNGSGYPEESGAKVGADQLLSSSLVGDGGASWRLKALKRAQEQAAREGRRFNEVVEERWSSLGELTAAVASHAAAPARAHLRAIKNRQRGITEENSQDSDKLGRRDSKRQDYLKDVSVRHHEMKAPKVQDSLSWGKRKSQQVVAEGAGVISAAVSSLNKFANDGNFMHDFGSKMSNNSDGSVLESSELEKVSLEANTPGERSVVVKNEMSENQLAAKVMQLRLKGKHEEADKLMQEAKVMNTKQGNQDHSIRSGTEGSSSRYAMQKISSEQKKGEDDGDMHLAHKIMQNKQFRASTQADDEYDFEDGPSRKSRKKQGGDDHKSIQKKTNRFLTQQERCLFCLENPNRPMHLVVSIANFTYLMLPKWQPVVPGHCCILPIQHESATRTVDDNVWTEIRNFKKCLIMMFAKQEKEVVFLETVMGLAQQRRHCMVECIPLPEDIAKEAPLYFKKAIDEAEDEWSQHNAKKLIDTSQKGLRNSIPKHFPYFHVEFGLNKGFVHVIDDEKQFNISLGLNVIRGMLHLAEEDMYRRRRYEAVEVQKQAVESFSKEWKHFDWTKQLHET; this is encoded by the exons ATGCTTTCAGGGGTGAAATTCATTCCCCGGGACCAG GTGCATGGTGAGGACTTGGATTCTGTCtcgaaagaaaggaaaaaatcaGATAGGAGGAGGGAAAAGAGTAAGAGGAAGGGGAGGAGCTCTAGGGACAGctctgatgatgatgatgggctTGAGAAGATTAAGAAAGGATCTAGAAAGAAGAAGTGGTATTCGTCGGATGAAGACTCTTCTATTTACACAACTGAAAGCGAGAGTGAGAAAggtgaaaagaagagaaggatgagagcaaaaaagaaaaggggtgATGGTTTGTCGCGTGATTCTGGTGAGAGGTCAAAAGGAAGATCACGATCCAGGAGTGGTAAAAAAGAATATACATCTGAGGATGAGGAAGACTCCTCATATTCTTCTGATGGTAGTGATACTATTTTGGGTCGACAAGGGAAGCGCCAAAAGTTAGATAGAAAAGACGGGAGTAAGAGGAACAAGATCAAAGGTGAAGCTACTTGCGGCACAGTAGATTCTACAAGTGAGATGGAAATTGCAAGAAAAGAAATGGGATTGGATTGGATGCTTAGGTCTGAAAGTAAGAAGCCTGTAGTTACTGAAACAGAGGAAACATTGTCAGAGGAGGTTCCTGTCGAGGAG tcaaAGAAGGCAAATCCTAAGGAACTGAATCCATATCTGAAGGATAATGGAAGTGGTTACCCGGAAGAAAGTGGAGCTAAAGTTGGTGCTGACCAACTTCTATCTTCTTCCCTTGTTGGGGATGGAGGAGCAAGTTGGAGACTTAAAGCCTTAAAGCGTGCACAAGAGCAAGCAGCTCGAGAAGGACGGAGATTCAACGAG GTTGTGGAAGAAAGGTGGAGTTCTCTTGGTGAGTTGACTGCAGCTGTTGCATCTCATGCAGCTGCCCCAGCTCGTGCTCATCTGCGTGCtataaaaaatagacaaagaGGGATAACTGAAGAAAATTCACAAGATTCTGATAAGCTTGGTCGAAGGGATTCTAAAAGG CAGGACTACTTAAAGGATGTTTCTGTTCGGCACCATGAAATGAAAGCACCTAAAGTTCAAGATTCTTTGTCTTGGGGAAAGCGAAAGAGCCAACAAGTGGTAGCTGAGGGTGCCGGGGTCATCTCTGCTGCAGTATCTAGCCTAAATAAGTTTGCCAATGATGGAAActttatgcatgattttggtaGCAAGATGAGTAATAATTCTGATGGCTCTGTTTTAGAAAGTAGTGAATTAGAAAAGGTTTCGTTGGAAGCAAACACACCTGGAGAAAGAAGTGTGGTAGTCAAGAATGAGATGAGTGAAAACCAGTTGGCAGCTAAGGTTATGCAACTTCGTTTGAAGGGAAAGCATGAAGAAGCTGACAAACTGATG CAAGaagcaaaagttatgaacaCAAAGCAAGGAAATCAAGATCATTCAATTAGATCAGGAACTGAGGGAAGTTCTAGCAG GTATGCTATGCAGAAGATATCTTCTGAGCAGAAGAAAGGAGAGGATGATGGTGATATGCATCTTGCTCACAAGATCATGCAGAACAAGCAGTTTAGGGCTTCTACTCAGGCTGATGATGAATATGACTTTGAGGATGGTCCAAGCAGAAAGAGTAGAAAGAAGCAAGGAGGTGATGATCACAAGAGTATCCAAAAGAAGACAAATCGATTCTTGACTCAGCAAGAGCGCTGCCTATTTTGTTTAGAAAATCCAAATCGGCCTATGCATCTTGTTGTTTCAATCGCAAATTTCACATATCTTATGTTGCCAAAGTGGCAGCCTGTGGTGCCTGGTCATTGCTGCATTTTACCTATTCAG CATGAATCAGCTACAAGAACTGTAGACGATAATGTCTGGACAGAAATTCGAAACTTCAAGAAGTGCCTAATTATGATGTTTGCTAAGCAAGAGAAGGAGGTGGTGTTTCTTGAGACTGTGATGGGATTGGCACAGCAACGAAGGCATTGTATGGTTGAGTGCATTCCCTTACCCGAAGATATTGCCAAAGAGGCTCCTTTGTACTTTAAAAAG GCGATTGATGAAGCTGAAGATGAGTGGAGCCAGCACAATGCAAAGAAACTTATTGATACAAGTCAAAAGGGACTGCGCAATTCAATACCTAAGCACTTTCCATATTTTCACGTTGAATTTGGTCTAAACAAGGGTTTTGTCCATGTTATTGATGATGAAAAGCAGTTTAACATCAGCCTTGGCTTGAATGTCATAAGAGGCATGCTACATTTGGCAGAGGAGGACATGTACAGGCGACGGCGCTACGAGGCTGTGGAGGTACAAAAGCAAGCAGTTGAAAGCTTTTCCAAAGAGTGGAAACATTTTGACTGGACAAAACAGCTTCATGAAACTTAA
- the LOC100306480 gene encoding Mediator of RNA polymerase II transcription subunit 21-like, translating to MDIISQLQEQVNLIAHLAFNTVGTLQRDAPPNRLSPNYPEPPAHATEDGSNFSEQPKLMSTTLVKAAKQFDALVAALPISESGEEAQLKRISELQAENDAIGLELQKQLEAAEKELNQVQELFRQASDNCLNLKKPDDS from the exons ATGGATATAATCTCTCAGTTACAAGAACAAGTTAATTTGATTGCACATTTGGCTTTTAATACAGTTGGGACATTGCAAAGGGATGCCCCTCCTAATCGGCTGTCGCCAAATTATCCTGAACCACCTGCGCATGCTACAGAGGATGGGTCAAATTTTTCAGAACAGCCAAAGCTGATGAGTACTACTTTGGTGAAGGCTGCTAAGCAG TTTGATGCATTGGTTGCGGCGCTTCCAATATCCGAGTCAGGTGAAGAAGCACAGCTTAAGAGGATTTCAGAACTACAA GCTGAAAATGATGCAATAGGCCTAGAACTTCAGAAACAGTTGGAAGCTGCAG AGAAGGAATTGAATCAGGTTCAGGAGCTGTTTAGGCAAGCATCAGATAATTGTTTGAACTTGAAGAAACCAGATGACAGTTAG
- the LOC100786120 gene encoding probable splicing factor 3A subunit 1: protein MLGSLPILPLPAPPSDGNLGPLPESQVIDNEEQNKSNSVSVPAPATVATHTRTIGIIHPPPDIRTIVDKTSQFVAKNGPEFEKRIIANNTGNVKFNFLNSSDPYHAYYQHRLSEFRAQNQSSGLQPPSQPADSAVPESAPSDSNGVAAAAEKIDVSAQFKAVRKVLEPPEAEQYTVRLPEGITGEELDIIKLTAQFVARNGKSFLTGLTSREVNNPQFHFLKPTHSMFTFFTSLADAYSKVLMPPKGLPEKLKKSVSDMTTVLERCVNRLEWERSQEQARQKAEDEIEQERIQMAMIDWHDFAVVETIDFADDEDEELPPPMTIEEVIRRSKVTAMEEEDIVEPGKEIEMEMDEEEAQLVEEGMRAASLEDRDDVKQNEVRVTEDPEPPMRIVKNWKRPEERISAERDSTKFVVSPITGELIPISEMSEHMRISLIDPKYKEQKERMFAKIRETTLAADDEISRNIVGLARTRPDIFGTTEEEVSNAVKAEIEKINDEQPKQVIWDGHTGSIGRTANQAMSQTIGSEDQNDAFNNEAKNLLGPAAPPPRPGMPSIRPLPPPPGLALNLPRVPVQYSVPHSGALPMPPPRPMMPSIRPAPPPPMSMNSGQQSVMAGQPHPMHPSIHMNNQGIPIPPPPGSQFTPVPVPRPFVPLSVPPSVMPMMHPPPLPQGVPPPPPPEEAPPPLPEEPEPKRQKLDDSALIPEDQFLAQHPGPVCICVSVPNVDEGNLKGQVLEITVQSLSETVGSLKEKIAGEIQLPANKQKLSGKPGFLKDNMSLAHYNVGGGETLTLTLRERGGRKR from the exons ATGTTAGGTTCATTACCAATATTGCCACTCCCTGCTCCTCCCTCTGATGGAAATCTAGGTCCTCTCCCTGAGTCTCAAGTGATTGATAATGAGGAGCAGAACAAATCAAATTCTGTTTCTGTTCCAGCGCCGGCAACAGTTGCCACCCACACCAGAACGATTGGAATTATACATCCGCCTCCGGACATTAGGACCATTGTTGATAAAACCTCCCAGTTCGTCGCCAAGAATGGTCCAGAATTTGAAAAGAGGATCATTGCAAATAACACAGGAAATGTCAAGTTCAATTTCTTGAACTCATCAGATCCCTATCACGCTTATTATCAACACCGGTTGTCCGAATTTCGCGCTCAGAATCAGTCTTCAGGGCTGCAACCTCCTTCCCAGCCTGCAGACTCGGCTGTCCCTGAATCAGCCCCGTCTGATAGCAACGGCGTAGCAGCAGCAGCAGAAAAGATCGACGTTTCTGCCCAGTTTAAAGCTGTAAGGAAAGTGCTTGAACCCCCTGAAGCTGAACAGTATACAGTTCGGCTTCCTGAAGGAATTACAGGGGAAGAGCTGGATATTATAAAGCTTACAGCACAATTCGTGGCTCGAAATGGGAAATCTTTTTTGACAGGGTTGACTAGTAGGGAAGTTAATAATCCCCAGTTCCATTTTCTTAAACCGACCCACAGCATGTTTACGTTTTTTACTTCCCTCGCGGATGCATATTCTAAGGTTTTGATGCCTCCAAAAGGTTTGCCGGAGAAGCTAAAGAAGAGCGTGTCTGATATGACTACTGTCCTTGAAAGGTGTGTGAATAGGCTGGAGTGGGAGCGTTCGCAAGAGCAAGCTAGGCAAAAGGCTGAGGATGAGATAGAACAGGAAAGAATACAAATGGCTATGATTGATTGGCATGATTTTGCGGTGGTTGAAACAATAGATTTTGCTGATGATGAGGATGAAGAGTTACCTCCTCCAATGACTATTGAGGAGGTTATAAGGAGAAGCAAGGTGAcagccatggaagaagaagatATTGTTGAGCCTGGAAAGGAGATTGAAATGGAAATGGATGAGGAAGAGGCCCAGCTTGTCGAGGAGGGTATGAGAGCTGCTAGTTTGGAAGACCGTGATGACGTGAAGCAGAATGAAGTCAGGGTTACTGAAGACCCTGAACCACCGATGAGAATTGTTAAGAACTGGAAGAGACCAGAGGAGAGGATTTCTGCTGAAAGAGATTCAACCAAGTTTGTTGTTTCTCCTATCACTGGCGAGTTAATTCCTATTAGTGAGATGTCAGAACATATGCGGATTTCTCTCATTGATCCCAAGTACAAAGAACAAAAGGAAAGAATGTTTGCCAAAATTCGAGAGACAACTTTGGCTGCGGATGATGAAATTTCAAGAAACATTGTTGGACTTGCTCGGACCCGTCCTGATATATTCGGTACTACAGAAGAAGAGGTCTCCAATGCTGTCAAGGCAGAGATTGAGAAGATAAATGATGAGCAACCAAAGCAGGTTATATGGGATGGTCACACTGGTAGCATTGGACGTACTGCAAACCAAGCCATGTCACAAACTATTGGAAGCGAGGATCAAAATGATGCTTTTAATAATGAAGCCAAGAACCTTCTGGGTCCTGCTGCACCTCCTCCAAGACCTGGTATGCCTTCAATTCGTCCTCTTCCGCCTCCACCTGGACTGGCATTGAATCTTCCCCGTGTTCCCGTCCAATATTCTGTTCCCCATAGTGGTGCCCTTCCAATGCCTCCACCTAGACCCATGATGCCATCTATTCGGCCTGCTCCTCCTCCTCCAATGTCGATGAATAGTGGACAGCAGTCAGTTATGGCGGGCCAACCTCACCCAATGCATCCATCAATTCATATGAATAACCAAGGAATTCCCATACCCCCACCACCGGGATCTCAGTTCACTCCTGTTCCAGTTCCGCGACCTTTTGTTCCTCTTTCTGTTCCACCATCAGTTATGCCTATGATGCACCCACCACCTTTGCCTCAAGGAGTGCCACCGCCACCGCCACCAGAGGAGGCTCCTCCTCCACTCCCAGAAGAACCAGAACCAAAGAGGCAGAAACTTGATGATTCTGCTCTGATACCTGAAGATCAATTTCTGGCTCAACATCCT GGGCCTGTTTGCATTTGTGTATCTGTTCCTAATGTTGATGAAGGAAATCTTAAGGGACAAGTTCTGGAAATTACAGTGCAATCTTTGTCTGAAACTGTTGGTAGTCTGAAGGAAAAAATTGCTGGGGAGATCCAGCTCCCTGCTAATAAGCAGAAATTGAGTGGAAAGCCTGGCTTTCTCAAGGATAATATGTCACTTGCCCATTACAATGTTGGTGGAGGTGAAACACTTACCCTCACGTTAAGAGAGCGtggtggtagaaagagatga
- the LOC100813927 gene encoding pentatricopeptide repeat-containing protein At1g71060, mitochondrial, with the protein MALFRSFKRFTTLNLAKSSSTSLPPSPTSVFDHHHSNGPSKTHTLAFHTAQPRPTPDAEAICRILSTTPASTVDACLAAVPAKPSPELVLEVLNKLSNAGVLALSFFRWAEKQSEFKHTTEAFHALIEALGKIRQFKMIWTLVNDMKQRKLLTSDTFSLVARRYARARKAKEAIKTFEKMEHYGLKPHVSDFNKLVDVLCKSKSVEEAHEVFDKMRKLRLDPDIKSYTILLEGWSQQQNLIKVNEVCREMEDKGFQLDVVAYGIIMNAHCKAKKFDEAIGLYHEMKARGVRPSPHVYCTLINGLGSDKRLDEALEFFEVSKASGFVPEAPTYNAVVGAYCWSLRMDDAYRMVGEMKKCGIGPNSRTFDIVLHHLIKGRRIEEASSVFRRMNGGEFGCEPSVSTYEIMVRMFCNEELLDMAVAVWDEMKGKGILPGMHMFSTLVCALCHESKLDEACKYFQEMLDVGIRPPAKMFSTLKEALVDAGMEHVAMHFTLKIDKLRKSPLVA; encoded by the coding sequence ATGGCACTTTTCCGGTCATTCAAAAGATTCACCACTCTTAACCTTGCAAAATCTTCTTCAACATCCCTTCCACCTTCGCCAACTTCAGTTTTCGACCACCATCACTCCAATGGGCCTTCAAAAACCCACACTTTGGCCTTCCACACGGCCCAACCTCGGCCCACCCCCGACGCCGAAGCAATCTGCAGAATCCTATCCACCACCCCCGCTTCCACCGTCGACGCCTGTCTCGCCGCCGTTCCGGCCAAGCCCTCGCCGGAGCTCGTCCTCGAGGTCCTTAACAAACTCAGCAACGCCGGCGTCCTCGCGCTCTCGTTCTTTCGTTGGGCCGAGAAGCAAAGCGAGTTCAAACACACCACAGAAGCCTTCCACGCGTTGATCGAAGCACTGGGTAAGATCAGACAGTTCAAGATGATTTGGACTCTGGTCAACGACATGAAGCAACGAAAGTTGCTTACTTCTGACACTTTTTCTCTCGTTGCTCGACGATACGCGAGAGCACGGAAGGCCAAGGAAGCAATCAAGACATTCGAGAAGATGGAGCACTATGGTTTGAAGCCGCATGTGTCGGATTTCAACAAGTTGGTCGATGTTTTATGTAAATCCAAGTCTGTGGAGGAGGCACATGAGGTGTTTGACAAAATGCGGAAGTTAAGGTTGGACCCTGATATCAAGTCCTACACCATTTTATTAGAAGGGTGGAGTCAGCAGCAGAACTTGATCAAAGTCAATGAGGTGTGTCGGGAGATGGAGGATAAAGGGTTTCAGCTTGATGTCGTTGCATATGGGATAATCATGAATGCGCATTGCAAGGCTAAGAAATTTGATGAAGCTATTGGGTTGTACCATGAGATGAAAGCTCGGGGTGTGAGACCTAGTCCCCATGTGTATTGCACTTTGATTAATGGTTTGGGTTCTGATAAGAGATTGGACGAAGCTCTTGAGTTTTTTGAGGTATCAAAGGCTAGTGGTTTTGTGCCGGAGGCTCCCACTTACAATGCTGTTGTTGGGGCTTATTGCTGGTCTTTGCGGATGGATGATGCGTATAGGATGGTTGGTGAGATGAAGAAATGTGGGATAGGTCCGAATTCTCGAACGTTTGATATTGTACTTCATCATCTTATAAAGGGTCGTAGGATTGAAGAAGCTAGCTCGGTTTTCCGGAGAATGAATGGTGGTGAGTTTGGGTGTGAGCCAAGCGTGAGCACGTATGAGATCATGGTGAGGATGTTTTGTAATGAAGAGCTGTTGGATATGGCGGTGGCGGTTTGGGATGAGATGAAAGGGAAGGGAATTCTTCCAGGAATGCATATGTTCTCCACGTTGGTCTGTGCCTTGTGCCATGAAAGTAAGTTGGATGAAGCGTGTAAGTACTTTCAAGAAATGTTGGATGTGGGCATTCGACCTCCTGCCAAAATGTTTAGTACCTTGAAGGAAGCTCTGGTTGATGCTGGGATGGAGCATGTTGCCATGCATTTCACTTTGAAAATTGATAAACTCAGGAAATCTCCATTAGTTGCTTGA
- the LOC100786633 gene encoding beta-glucuronosyltransferase GlcAT14A, protein MGAERKWLFTLLSAAFLSLMLLLMSSFSAFSTPKVFPSLVQHGSHYPPAFAYFISGGNQDKDRILRLLLAVYHPRNRYLLHLGRDARDEERQALAAAVRAVPVIRAFGNVDVVGKADYVTYLGSSNVAIILRAAAIMLKLDSGWNWFITLSARDYPLITQDDLSHVFSSVRRDLNFIDHTGDLGWKESDRFQPIVVDPGLYLARKSQIFQATQKRPTPDAFKLFTGSPWLILSRPFLEFCIFGWDNLPRTLLMYFTNVKLSQEGYFHSVVCNAPEFKNTTVNGDLRYMIWDNPPKMEPHFLNASVYNQMAESGAAFARQFQLNNPVLDMIDERILQRGRHRVTPGAWCTGRRSWWVDPCSQWGDVNTVKPGPRAKKLEGSVSNLLDDWNSQTNQCK, encoded by the exons ATGGGAGCTGAGAGGAAATGGCTTTTCACTCTATTGAGTGCAGCATTCCTATCTCTCATGCTTCTTTTGATGTCCTCTTTCTCTGCCTTTAGCACCCCAAAGGTTTTCCCTTCCCTTGTTCAGCATGGTTCTCACTACCCTCCAGCTTTTGCATACTTTATCTCTGGTGGAAACCAGGACAAGGACCGGATCTTGCGGTTGTTGCTGGCAGTTTACCATCCTAGGAATAGGTACCTCCTCCATCTTGGGAGGGATGCCAGGGATGAGGAGAGGCAGGCCCTGGCTGCTGCCGTGAGGGCGGTGCCGGTCATTCGCGCTTTCGGGAACGTTGATGTGGTTGGCAAGGCTGATTATGTCACCTACTTGGGATCTTCCAATGTTGCCATTATTCTTCGGGCTGCCGCCATTATGCTCAAATTGGATAGTGGGTGGAATTGGTTCATTACCTTGAGTGCACGGGATTATCCTCTCATCACTCAGGATG ATTTGTCCCATGTTTTCTCTTCTGTTAGGAGAGACCTCAATTTCATTGATCACACTGGTGACCTTGGATGGAAAGA GAGCGATAGGTTCCAGCCTATTGTAGTTGACCCGGGACTATATTTAGCAAGGAAAAGTCAAATTTTTCAAGCTACACAAAAGAGGCCAACGCCTGACGCGTTCAAACTCTTTACAG GTTCACCATGGCTCATCTTGAGCCGGCCCTTTCTGGAGTTCTGCATTTTTGGTTGGGACAATTTACCTCGGACCCTACTGATGTATTTTACAAATGTGAAGTTATCTCAAGAAGGCTACTTTCACTCAGTCGTTTGCAATGCGCCAGAATTTAAGAACACAACAGTAAATGGTGACTTACGATATATGATCTGGGACAATCCTCCAAAGATGGAGCCTCACTTCCTTAACGCCTCTGTTTACAATCAGATGGCAGAAAGTGGGGCTGCTTTTGCAAGACAGTTTCAACTTAATAATCCTGTGCTGGACATGATTGATGAAAGGATCCTCCAACGCGGTCGCCATCGAGTTACTCCAGGGGCATGGTGCACTGGGCGGAGGAGCTGGTGGGTGGATCCATGCTCCCAATGGGGTGATGTCAATACTGTGAAACCAGGTCCTCGggctaagaagcttgaagggtCTGTGTCTAACCTTCTTGATGACTGGAACTCACAGACCAATCAGTGCAAATGA